A single window of Chitinivibrio alkaliphilus ACht1 DNA harbors:
- the lysS gene encoding lysine--tRNA ligase produces MTKETMNDQMNVRLEKTEKIREIGQHPYADRYERTHTIAEAVELPEGHGGVRLAGRVVALRKMGNLMFGHLFGYDGKIQFALQKKNLGDTFKDFKSVVDIGDFVGIEGEMIRTKTGEKTLNSTGWTFLSKALRPQPEKFHGLTDSELKLRRRYLELISNPDVMERFKTRSKVIQTIRSFLDAHDFVEIDTPVLTNKASGALARPFVTHNNALDIDVYLRIAPETYLKRAAAGGFERVYEFARSFRNEGVDASHLPDFTLLEYYASYWNYEDNMNFTEQLMKDLVNKITGSDTIEYDGREISFGGEWPRISFRDLILRDCGIDIYECLEREDILEAMEDKNIRLDDDIDIRNAGRGTLIDLLYKKVSRPSIIDPLFIIKHPLDLSPLARQSDDNEKETDRFQLVINGWEVINAYSELVDPLDQKERFRQQAAAKDAGDEDAMEVDEDFLTCMEYGMPPMSGWGMGIDRIVALLTNAKTLRDVVLFPLLRPEE; encoded by the coding sequence GTGACGAAGGAAACAATGAATGATCAAATGAATGTTCGCCTAGAGAAAACAGAGAAGATTAGAGAGATCGGTCAACATCCCTATGCCGATCGGTACGAACGAACACATACCATCGCTGAAGCCGTGGAGCTCCCGGAAGGACATGGTGGTGTCCGTCTTGCGGGGCGCGTTGTTGCTCTGCGGAAGATGGGAAATCTCATGTTCGGACATCTTTTCGGCTATGATGGTAAGATTCAGTTTGCCTTACAGAAAAAAAATCTCGGTGACACCTTTAAAGATTTTAAGAGTGTTGTTGATATTGGTGATTTCGTGGGGATCGAGGGGGAAATGATTCGTACAAAAACCGGTGAAAAAACTCTCAACAGTACCGGGTGGACTTTTTTGTCCAAGGCATTGCGCCCGCAACCTGAGAAGTTTCACGGGTTGACCGATTCGGAGCTAAAGCTGCGCCGACGGTATCTTGAACTCATCTCGAACCCGGATGTTATGGAGCGATTTAAAACACGATCAAAGGTAATACAGACTATCCGCTCCTTTCTTGATGCCCATGATTTTGTTGAAATAGATACGCCCGTCTTAACAAATAAGGCCAGCGGCGCCTTGGCCCGTCCTTTTGTTACCCATAATAATGCTCTTGATATTGATGTGTATTTGCGTATTGCCCCTGAAACGTACTTGAAACGTGCTGCTGCTGGGGGGTTTGAGCGGGTCTATGAGTTTGCCCGTTCCTTCCGTAATGAAGGGGTGGATGCGTCACATCTACCGGACTTTACGCTGCTGGAGTATTACGCCTCATATTGGAACTATGAGGATAATATGAATTTTACCGAGCAGCTTATGAAGGATCTTGTGAATAAGATAACAGGAAGTGATACTATTGAGTATGATGGGAGAGAGATTTCCTTTGGAGGTGAATGGCCGCGAATCTCCTTTCGAGATCTCATTTTGCGCGATTGTGGTATTGATATCTACGAATGCCTTGAGCGGGAAGATATTTTGGAGGCCATGGAAGACAAAAATATTCGCCTTGATGATGACATTGATATTCGTAATGCCGGACGAGGAACCCTCATCGACTTATTGTACAAAAAGGTCTCACGTCCTTCCATTATTGACCCCCTCTTTATTATCAAACACCCCCTCGATTTATCTCCCCTTGCTCGTCAGAGTGATGATAATGAGAAAGAGACAGATCGATTTCAATTGGTGATAAACGGGTGGGAAGTAATTAACGCCTATTCTGAGTTGGTTGATCCCCTTGATCAGAAAGAGCGGTTCCGTCAACAGGCTGCAGCGAAGGATGCCGGTGATGAAGATGCCATGGAAGTTGATGAAGATTTCCTGACTTGTATGGAATATGGGATGCCTCCCATGTCAGGATGGGGTATGGGTATTGACAGAATTGTGGCATTACTGACAAATGCCAAAACCTTGCGTGATGTGGTCCTGTTTCCTTTGCTTCGTCCGGAAGAGTAG
- a CDS encoding DUF2764 family protein — protein MKRNYYYLVAGLPDLLRGRSSKKLQAHTLRAEILQELDPADQRLVRYLCHRYDNDNCLALLAGRKQFDHRGFFSREVLEFRLETLEGLPSYLCEYLQNRKDEVRLFSTLTKEDELHALYYESLRSMNNSFVNAWAEFDLNMHNFFGARNADILGKEREKSVLPLNETAERILKSTASDFGMSAQHPWVEEVLSNYDTPIDLENSRDRIIWNTLDELTQGYTFTVEVVLAFIIKLHTVERWNNLNSERAEKRLKELLQETKSMVQLKK, from the coding sequence ATGAAACGCAACTACTACTACCTTGTTGCGGGGTTGCCAGACCTACTACGCGGGCGGAGCAGTAAAAAGCTACAGGCCCATACGCTTCGTGCGGAAATTCTACAGGAACTCGACCCGGCAGACCAGCGCTTAGTGCGGTATCTTTGTCATCGCTACGATAATGATAACTGCCTTGCCCTTCTTGCGGGGAGAAAGCAATTTGACCATCGCGGTTTTTTCTCCCGTGAAGTTCTTGAGTTTCGTCTGGAAACCCTTGAGGGACTTCCCTCATACCTGTGTGAATATCTGCAAAACAGGAAGGACGAAGTACGCCTCTTCAGCACTCTCACGAAAGAGGATGAACTCCATGCCCTGTACTATGAATCGCTTCGTTCCATGAACAACTCTTTCGTGAATGCGTGGGCTGAGTTTGACCTAAACATGCATAACTTTTTCGGCGCCCGAAATGCGGATATTCTTGGCAAGGAACGTGAGAAAAGCGTACTTCCTCTCAACGAAACGGCGGAGCGTATTCTCAAAAGCACTGCCAGCGACTTCGGCATGTCTGCACAGCACCCCTGGGTAGAGGAAGTTCTTTCAAATTACGACACCCCCATAGATCTGGAAAACAGCCGCGACAGAATTATCTGGAATACCCTTGATGAACTCACACAAGGGTATACGTTCACCGTAGAGGTCGTTCTTGCATTTATTATTAAATTGCATACCGTAGAACGATGGAACAACCTCAATTCTGAGCGAGCTGAGAAGCGACTCAAAGAGTTGCTTCAAGAAACAAAATCCATGGTACAACTAAAGAAATAG
- a CDS encoding V-type ATP synthase subunit A gives MSTTGKIEGIVSNLIKISVDGPVGQNEICYIAHDETELMAEVIKIDGDTIAAQVFESTRGLKVGSKVRFTGEMLSVSLGPGLLSKTYDGLQNDLQKMDGVFLTRGEYTDPLEKEKKWDFTPTAAAGDTVQAGSWIGKVKENWLDHKIMVPFDLSGTATIKTIVDEGAYTSDEEIAVIVDENGEERSLTMTVKWAVKEGITAYKNKPRPKKMFETGVRAIDTLNPIAEGGTGFIPGPFGAGKTVLQHALSMHAEADIIVMVACGERANEVVEIFTEFPELEDPKSGRKLMERTIIIANTSNMPVAAREASVYTGMTIAEYYRSMGKKVLLLADSTSRWAQALREMSNRLEELPGQDAFPMDLSAIISNFYARNGYVELPNGESGSITFLGTVSPAGGNLKEPVTESTKKVARCFYALAQERADSKRYPAIDPIESYSKYLEYPEVAADLDEKIQKGWSEMVFEMKDILLRGKESREQINILGDDGVPIEYHVIFNKSEIIDFAILQQDAFNDIDASTPIERQAYMVNIVMNICRNSFEFDNFDEVGGFFIKIINFLKQMNYQEFQSDDFKRIEKELMEHVETRRIDFSQKEKYADESLDMEAELEAKEAGGVDR, from the coding sequence ATGAGCACCACAGGTAAAATAGAAGGAATCGTTTCAAACCTCATTAAGATATCCGTTGATGGTCCAGTAGGCCAAAACGAGATCTGTTATATTGCTCATGACGAGACAGAACTCATGGCAGAGGTGATAAAAATTGATGGAGACACCATTGCGGCCCAGGTCTTTGAAAGCACTCGAGGCCTAAAAGTCGGTTCAAAAGTGCGCTTCACCGGGGAAATGCTCTCCGTATCTCTTGGACCGGGGCTCCTTTCAAAAACGTACGATGGGTTGCAGAACGATTTACAAAAAATGGACGGCGTCTTCCTTACAAGAGGTGAGTACACCGATCCTCTTGAGAAAGAAAAGAAATGGGATTTTACCCCCACAGCTGCGGCCGGAGACACGGTGCAAGCAGGTTCGTGGATTGGTAAAGTAAAAGAAAACTGGCTTGACCATAAAATAATGGTACCCTTCGACCTCTCCGGAACCGCCACAATCAAAACAATTGTGGATGAAGGAGCGTACACCAGTGATGAGGAAATTGCGGTCATTGTAGATGAGAATGGTGAAGAACGAAGCTTGACCATGACCGTAAAATGGGCTGTAAAAGAAGGTATCACGGCCTATAAAAACAAACCCCGTCCCAAGAAAATGTTTGAAACAGGGGTTCGCGCCATAGATACACTCAACCCTATTGCTGAGGGTGGCACCGGTTTTATCCCCGGCCCCTTCGGCGCAGGAAAAACGGTTTTGCAACACGCTCTTTCAATGCATGCCGAGGCCGATATTATCGTCATGGTTGCCTGTGGTGAGCGAGCCAACGAGGTAGTGGAGATTTTTACAGAGTTTCCTGAGCTTGAAGATCCCAAATCAGGTCGAAAACTCATGGAACGGACCATTATTATTGCCAACACCTCGAATATGCCCGTGGCAGCCCGTGAAGCATCGGTGTACACCGGCATGACCATTGCCGAATACTATCGTTCCATGGGAAAGAAGGTGCTGCTTCTTGCAGACTCTACATCGCGCTGGGCTCAAGCACTTCGGGAAATGTCAAACCGTCTTGAAGAACTTCCCGGCCAAGATGCCTTCCCCATGGACCTTTCTGCCATTATATCAAACTTCTATGCACGTAATGGATATGTGGAGCTTCCCAATGGAGAAAGTGGTTCTATTACGTTTCTCGGAACGGTCTCACCCGCCGGGGGGAATCTCAAAGAGCCTGTGACAGAATCAACAAAGAAGGTTGCACGCTGTTTCTATGCCCTTGCACAGGAACGGGCTGACAGTAAACGATACCCCGCCATCGACCCAATTGAAAGTTATTCAAAATATCTTGAATATCCCGAGGTGGCAGCTGATCTTGACGAAAAGATCCAGAAGGGGTGGTCTGAGATGGTCTTTGAAATGAAGGATATTCTTCTACGTGGGAAAGAGTCGCGCGAGCAAATTAACATTCTTGGCGATGACGGGGTTCCCATTGAGTACCATGTCATCTTTAATAAGTCTGAGATTATTGACTTTGCCATTCTTCAACAGGATGCCTTTAATGACATTGATGCCTCGACCCCCATAGAGCGACAGGCATACATGGTCAACATTGTAATGAATATCTGCCGAAACTCCTTTGAATTTGACAATTTTGATGAGGTTGGTGGATTTTTTATTAAGATCATAAACTTCCTGAAACAGATGAATTACCAAGAGTTTCAGAGTGACGATTTTAAACGAATTGAAAAAGAGCTTATGGAGCATGTAGAGACACGACGTATCGACTTTTCTCAAAAGGAAAAATACGCTGATGAGTCTCTTGATATGGAAGCGGAATTGGAAGCAAAAGAAGCCGGAGGCGTTGACCGATGA
- a CDS encoding V-type ATPase subunit E translates to MEGKISQLAEKLLNEGVEKGEAEKKRIIQEAQKEAESIVQEAEKRAEKIKDAAEKKAQEMIENAQSEIRLAGNQAVSALKQEITDLIIHKTVDNPVKETLSDPAVMSEYVTNALKNWEGGETSLEVIIPAKMRAEMDKKLIASLEKELGRTITLTESTSLQGGFQIASPEEGYKITFSKDDFAAFFGEYLRPKIKTLLFGE, encoded by the coding sequence ATGGAAGGCAAAATTTCCCAACTCGCGGAAAAACTTCTGAACGAAGGTGTTGAAAAGGGTGAAGCGGAAAAGAAACGGATTATTCAAGAAGCGCAGAAAGAAGCAGAATCCATCGTTCAAGAAGCGGAGAAACGAGCGGAAAAAATCAAAGATGCGGCGGAGAAAAAAGCCCAAGAGATGATTGAAAATGCTCAGTCCGAGATACGCCTTGCAGGTAATCAGGCTGTGAGCGCCCTCAAGCAGGAAATTACCGACCTCATTATCCACAAAACAGTGGATAATCCTGTAAAAGAAACCCTGTCAGACCCAGCCGTAATGAGCGAATATGTGACAAATGCCTTGAAAAATTGGGAAGGTGGTGAGACATCCCTCGAGGTGATTATCCCCGCCAAGATGCGTGCGGAGATGGACAAAAAACTCATTGCATCTTTAGAAAAAGAGTTGGGGCGCACAATCACCCTTACAGAATCAACGTCTCTGCAGGGAGGATTCCAAATCGCCTCTCCTGAGGAGGGATATAAGATTACCTTCTCAAAGGATGACTTTGCGGCATTTTTCGGCGAATATCTTCGTCCGAAAATTAAAACATTGTTGTTTGGAGAGTAA